In a genomic window of Salmo trutta chromosome 32, fSalTru1.1, whole genome shotgun sequence:
- the LOC115171076 gene encoding prohibitin, with protein sequence MAKLFESIGKLGLALAVGGGVVNSALFNVDAGHRAVIFDRFRGVQDAVVGEGTHFLIPWVQKPIIFDCRSRPRNVPVITGSKDLQNVNITLRILFRPVTSQLPRIFTSIGEDYDERVLPSITTEVLKSVVARFDAGELITQRELVSRQVSDDLTERANTFGLILDDVSLTHLTFGKEFTEAVEMKQVAQQEAERARFVVEKAEQQKQAAIISAEGDSQAALLIANSLQEAGDGLVELRKLEAAEDIAFQLSRSRNITYLPAGQGTLLQLPQ encoded by the exons ATGGCGAAACTATTTGAATCCATCGGGAAGTTGGGGCTGGCCCTCGCCGTTGGTGGAGGTGTTGTGAACTCAGCCCTCTTCAATG TTGATGCAGGTCATCGGGCAGTTATATTTGACAGGTTCCGGGGAGTGCAAGACGCCGTAGTTGGCGAGGGAACCCACTTCCTCATTCCCTGGGTACAGAAGCCTATCATCTTTGACTGTCGTTCTCGTCCGCGCAACGTGCCTGTCATCACAGGCAGCAAAG ATCTGCAGAATGTAAACATCACACTGCGTATCCTCTTCCGGCCGGTGACTAGCCAGCTCCCACGCATCTTCACCAGCATCGGAGAGGACTACGACGAGAGGGTACTGCCATCCATCACCACAGAGGTCCTCAAGTCCGTGGTG GCCCGGTTTGATGCCGGTGAGCTCATCACCCAGAGAGAGCTGGTGTCTCGGCAGGTCAGTGACGACCTGACAGAAAGAGCCAACACCTTCGGCCTCATCCTGGATGACGTCTCACTG ACACACTTGACGTTCGGTAAGGAGTTCACAGAGGCTGTTGAGATGAAGCAGGTGGCTCAGCAGGAGGCCGAGAGGGCCAGGTTTGTCGTGGAGAAG GCTGAGCAACAGAAACAGGCAGCCATCATCTCAGCGGAGGGTGACTCCCAGGCCGCCCTGCTCATTGCTAACTCCCTGCAGGAGGCTGGAGATGGCCTGGTAGAGCTGCGTAAGCTGGAGGCTGCCGAGGACATCGCCTTCCAGCTGTCCCGCTCCCGCAACATCACCTACCTGCCCGCTGGCCAGGGCACACTCCTCCAGCTGCCCCAGTGA
- the LOC115171077 gene encoding uncharacterized protein LOC115171077, with translation MAEQCRIVRVSGLPTDIKEDRLTDKLYIYFLRARNGGGEIAHVTIVKATPGSALITFEDIGVARRVLQHGRHILKVDGKKYELTLSEPHKDLDPNKVILSMSVTVDYSQLPGGKAALTNLDRSHDVQIHYNNPEQLCTLQGLYSQVQAALAQILGLPGALASTDTPPPGANGVLGVLTRGTRGQAKRTHTQEAADHHRRGDEQSDLGSGPHRDFTSGGQGWEGEGTAQAEVGAVGLRLSEEPPMVEEDLSLIMDADLFHYLQWHCGGEYQEILTQHGVEVVDVTAEGLTTLFLQRIPGVGGIGQERLSGARGDLSRLYQENEARLRRAQLPKSVLSPSGGLSRAMEGLRVRLPKLLLSEDDRNIYIVGNSSDVSEAKQFLLLGEREEAVEDVASLLRSPSSTSGSSKPEEEERLTPTLSSTAGTPLDARVDKLLKQYETERRTEGARVYKFAPRFRALGPAGLGTRPRDTVMVGDTSPSVRPGLGPMLGHDLFGSDRAGSGVGGLYRPGTQGSGEDILFKRGDPLFTPSSMENGLFLSSSPTDLGQQGGTAPFTATLNTLSGGTTISTSGSGSTLKRASSFSGRTRSKVQDPGQSEAEKATTRARRSNSLDRRNAYSAELTISMVIWNYMKEAYATRIQDMTSDLQMRESQSDKSSDITVILRGAESSVVHTCQLEMQKLVAMVKTDFCLQELRLAELGVSDPADETLEVCCAEVRQRFKKVSIQTMRDSVFLIGPKHLCSQVGAALREVFPGETGQRGGQEDFSVPSTATLNQSSPFQVNGVQNSTQFQTNSPQRMSETQRGGEEGPGANREKKNIQRSDFSKRMRNSESEHKNTVVSQSPARKDLVIKEKVERGGTMEADGSKTDTFLSHSAIGNGGRPGAVNGGDTSQDMVAPPKESNLRSGVTQKDNNRQSSGAENQERPGSGGALTRHGPGRSSLCGARTQICVCGESGASVTRTGCGVTLCPQCLLKAHVQCRVCPKAEVAVPKGIQGNMSYSEMPFSLPGHGRDAIVKITYCIPDGIQGEGHPSPGSAFRGGVFEAYLPLCERTRKLLPRLEKAFRLGLTFTVTGREPGARVSWDSIPHKTSLQGGKSGNGYPDSTYLSRLSEVLRAHGIEEAPAKSQDTNKT, from the exons ATGGCGGAGCAGTGCAGGATAGTGAGGGTGAGTGGCCTGCCCACTGATATAAAGGAGGACCGGCTGACAGACAAGCTGTACATCTACTTCCTGAGGGCCAGGAATGGAGGAGGGGAAATAGCACATGTCACCATTGTCAAGGCAACACCCGGCTCTGCCCTCATCACCTTTGAGGACATTGGAG TGGCAAGGCGCGTGCTTCAACATGGCCGACACATTCTGAAGGTGGACGGGAAGAAGTATGAACTCACCTTGAGTGAACCTCATAAAGACCTGGACCCAAATAAG GTTATCTTGAGCATGTCTGTTACTGTGGACTACAGCCAGCTACCTGGAGGAAAGGCAGCATTGACCAACCTTGACAGGAGTCATGATGTCCAGATCCACTATAACAACCCAGAGCAGCTCTGCACCTTGCAGGGCCTCTACTCCCAGGTCCAGGCTGCACTGGCCCAAATACTGGGGCTCCCTGGGGCCCTGGCCTCCACAGATACTCCCCCACCTGGGGCCAATGGTGTTCTGGGAGTCCTTACTAGAGGCACTAGGGGCCAAGCGAAAAGGACTCATACCCAGGAGGCAGCAGACCATCACAGGAGAGGCGATGAGCAGAGTGATCTAGGCTCAGGCCCACATAGGGACTTTACGTCTGGAGGTCAGGGctgggagggggaggggacagCCCAGGCAGAGGTGGGTGCTGTGGGTCTGCGTCTGTCTGAGGAACCCCCCATGGTGGAAGAGGACCTCTCCCTGATCATGGATGCAGACTTGTTCCACTACCTGCAGTGGCACTGTGGAGGGGAGTACCAGGAGATCCTCACCCAGCATGGGGTAGAGGTGGTGGACGTGACCGCTGAGGGGCTGACCACCCTGTTCCTACAGAGAATACCCGGGGTGGGGGGCATTGGGCAGGAGCGTCTGAGTGGGGCTCGTGGGGACCTGAGCCGGCTCTACCAGGAGAACGAGGCCAGGCTCCGGCGAGCCCAGCTGCCCAAGAGTGTCCTCTCTCCCAGCGGAGGCCTGTCCAGGGCCATGGAGGGCCTGCGGGTCAGACTGCCCAAGCTGCTGCTCAGTGAGGATGACAGGAACATCTACATAGTTGGCAACAGCAGCGATGTGTCCGAAGCCAAACAGTTCCTCctcctgggggagagagaggaggcggtGGAGGATGTAGCCAGCTTGTTACGATCTCCCTCATCCACATCTGGTTCCTCCAagccagaggaagaggagagactcACACCCACTCTCTCCTCCACAGCAGGAACACCCCTGGACGCCAGGGTAGATAAGCTGCTGAAGCAAtatgagacagagaggaggacggAGGGGGCCCGAGTGTATAAGTTTGCCCCCCGCTTCAGGGCATTAGGGCCGGCTGGGCTAGGGACCAGACCCAGGGACACAGTGATGGTAGGGGACACATCTCCAAGTGTACGACCAGGTCTTGGACCCATGTTAGGCCATGACCTGTTTGGCTCAGACAGAGCAGGGTCAGGTGTTGGGGGACTCTACAGGCCAGGTACACAGGGTAGTGGAGAGGATATCCTGTTTAAGAGAGGTGACCCCCTGTTCACCCCTTCCTCTATGGAGAATGGACTCTTCCTGAGCTCATCACCAACAGACCTTGGGCAGCAGGGTGGAACAGCCCCATTCACCGCAACTCTGAACACCTTGTCAGGGGGCACCACCATCTCAACCTCCGGGTCAGGGTCCACCCTAAAGCGGGCCAGTAGTTTCTCAGGTCGGACCAGGTCCAAGGTCCAGGACCCAGGACAGAGTGAGGCTGAGAAAGCTACAACCAGAGCCAGGCGGTCCAATAGCTTGGACAGGAGAAATGCCTACAGTGCAGAGCTAACCATTTCCATGGTGATATGGAATTACATGAAGGAGGCCTACGCCACCCGTATACAGGACATGACCTCTGACCTGCAGATGAGGGAGAGCCAATCAGACAAAAGCAGTGACATCACTGTCATCCTTAGGGGGGCGGAGTCATCTGTGGTGCACACCTGTCAGTTGGAGATGCAGAAGCTGGTTGCCATGGTGAAGACAGACTTCTGTTTGCAGGAGTTGCGTCTGGCTGAGTTAGGCGTGTCTGACCCAGCAGATGAGACTTTAGAGGTGTGCTGTGCTGAGGTGAGGCAACGGTTCAAGAAGGTCTCCATCCAGACAATGAGAGATAGTGTGTTTCTGATCGGCCCCAAGCACCTGTGCTCTCAAGTGGGTGCAGCACTAAGGGAGGTGTTCCCTGGGGAGACTGGCCAGAGGGGGGGACAAGAGGACTTCTCTGTCCCCTCTACCGCCACTTTGAATCAGTCCAGTCCATTTCAGGTGAATGGGGTCCAGAACTCCACACAGTTTCAGACCAATAGCCCTCAGCGGATGTCTGAGactcagagagggggagaggaggggcctGGTGCCAACAGGGAGAAGAAAAACATCCAGAGGAGTGATTTTTCCAAGAGGATGAGGAACAGCGAATCAGAACACAAGAACACAGTTGTTAGCCAATCACCAGCGAGGAAAGACCTTGTCATAAAGGAGaaagtggagaggggagggaccaTGGAGGCAGACGGGAGCAAGACTGACACATTTCTCAGCCATTCAGCGATAGGCAACGGAGGAAGGCCGGGAGCAGTGAATGGTGGCGATACCAGTCAAGACATGGTTGCGCCCCCAAAAGAAAGCAACCTGAGATCCGGAGTGACCCAGAAGGACAACAACAGACAGTCTAGTGGAGCAGAGAACCAGGAGAGGCCCGGGTCAGGGGGAGCTCTGACACGTCACGGCCCGGGAAGGTCTAGTCTGTGTGGGGCACGGAcacagatctgtgtgtgtggggagagtgGGGCGTCAGTGACGAGGACAGGGTGTGGGGTGACCCTGTGCCCACAGTGCCTTCTCAAAGCCCACGTCCAATGCAGGGTTTGCCCCAAGGCTGAGGTGGCAGTTCCAAAGGGCATCCAGGGTAACATGAGCTACTCTGAGATGCCCTTCAGCCTGCCAGGCCATGGCAGAGACGCCATCGTTAAGATCACCTACTGCATCCCAGATGGCATTCAGGGG GAGGGCCACCCTTCGCCTGGCTCTGCGTTTCGGGGAGGAGTATTTGAGGCCTACCTTCCCCTATGTGAGAGGACCAGGAAACTCCTACCGCGGCTGGAGAAAGCCTTCAGGCTAGGCCTCACCTTCACTGTGACGGGCAGGGAGCCAGGGGCCAGGGTCAGCTGGGACAGCATCCCCCACAAGACCAGCCTGCAGGGGGGCAAGTCTGG GAATGGTTATCCAGACTCCACCTATCTGAGTCGACTGTCTGAAGTACTGAGGGCTCATGGGATTGAGGAGGCCCCTGCCAAGTCTCAAGACACAAACAAAACCTGA